GGCTCGCGGGTGAGCGTCGAGGTAGGCCGCCCTGACCTTAGTCCGTGATATGTGCGTGTAGTCCTTGGTGGTCGAGAGCGACACGTGGCCGAGGAGCTCCTTCACTACCAGAAGGCTTGCACCGGCGTCGAGCAGGTGGGTGGCGAAGGAGTGGCGGAGCGCGTGAGCGGAGAGGCCGCGGGCCCCCGCCGAACATTCGAAGATACGCTTCACCGCGATCTGGATGGAGCGACGCGAGAGGCGCCGGCCCGCGCGGTTCACGAGCAGAGCGGACTCGCCCGGAACGACCGCCTCCAACCGGGCCGGGAGGTAGCGGTCGATGGCGACGGCGGCGGCGTCGGTTACCGGTACGATCCGTTCCTTACCGCCCTTGCCGAGCACGACGGCGCTTTTCGCCCGCCGGTGGATGCCGGTCAGATCGAGGCCGTGGAGCTCCGCCAGACGGATGCCGCTGCCGTAGAGCATCTCGATTATCACCAGATCGCGCAGGGCCGAAAGGGAGCCGTCGGCGGATCGGGCCTCGGCGAATTCGCAGACAGTCCGGGCTTCACCGGTGTTCAGGTGATCCGCGAGCTTGCGGGTGTGGCGGGGCGGCCGAACCCGCGCCGCAGGACTGTCGGTCACGACACCCTCGGCTTCCAGGAATCGGTAGAACGTCCTGAGGGCCGCCACCTTGCGGGCGATCGTGCGGCGCGAAAGCCCTCTGCGCCTGAGCCAGCCCATGAAGCCGCGGACGGCCAGGCGATCAATGGCGGCGTTCGACCATCCCCAGCTCGCCTCTCCCAGGTGCTCGGTAAGGAATTTCTCCATTTGCCTGAGATCGCTTCGGTAAGCCTTGACGGTATTCGGAGAAAGACCGCGTTCCTCGGTTATCTGGCGCAGGAAGGCGCGGAGGTGACGCTCCCGGCGAGGTGCAGGAGCTGCGGTGGATCTGGAGGCCCCCGCCGATTTCCGGGTCGGACTCACGATGCGGCCGGAAGGCTCACGCCGTCGAGCCAGACCTGAAAGTCCCGCTGCGCTCGCTCCGAGAGCAGCTTGCGTCGGACCGACTTGCCGCGCACCCGCTTGGCGAGCGGATCCACTAGCCCCCAGTTGGAGTTCATCGGCTGGAAGTTGGTCTCGTCCGCCTCGCGGAGATAGCGGCAGAGCCCGCCGATCATGGTTGTGGGCGGCGGAAAGGTCGGCTCCCGGCCGGCGAGAATGCGGGAAAGGTTGATCCCCGCCATCATTCCGCTCGTGGCCGACTCCGTGTAGCCCTCCACCCCGGTCAGCTGTCCGGCGAAGAGGAGGTGGTGGCGGTCGGGCGGGGACCCCCAGGAGGTCAGGGATCGGGGGGAGTTGACGTATATGTTGCGATGGATCGACCCCCAGCGCAGGAACTCGGCGTCGGCCAGACCGGGAATGGCTGCGAAAATGCGTCGCTGTTCGCCGATGCGGAGGCGAGTCTGGAATCCGACCAGGTTCCACATCTGACCCCAACGGTCCTCTCGGCGCAACTGGACGACCGCCCAGGGACGTTCGTCGTTCCGGGGATCGGTCAGGCCTATCGGCTTCATCGGGCCGAAGCGAAGGGTGTCGCGGCCGCGCGCCGCCATGACCTCGACCGGCAGGCAGCCCTCGAAGTACGGCACTTCGTCCCAGTCGTGGCCGGCGTGAGCTTCGCCTGCCCTGAGCTCGTCGACGAAGCTCTCGTACTCGTCCCTGTTCATGGGACAGTTCAGGTAGTCGTCGTCCTCGCCGTAGCGACCTGCGGCGAAGATGACGGAATCGTCGAGTCCGTCGCGGTGGACAATGGGGGCGATGGCGTCGAAGAACGCGAGCCCCGAATCGCCGAGCATCTCCCGGATCGAGCTCGCGAGGGGACCCGAGGTCAACGGACCGGTGGCCACGATCATAGGTCCGTCGGGAATGGAGGTCACCTCCCGGCGGATCACCTCGACGCCTGGCGCGCCTTCCACCGCGGCGGTCATTGCTTCGGCGAAGATACGTCGATCCACGGCCAGGGCCGATCCGGCCCTGACCCGGGCGCTCTCGGCGGAACGGAGCAGGACCGAACCCAGGCCGCGCATCTCGTACTTGAGCTGACCGTGAGCGTTGGCGGGATCTTCGCTCTTGAAGGAGTTGGTGCAGACCAGCTCACCGAGAAGATCGGTCCGATGCGCCTCGGTGCCGACCAGCGGGCGCATCTCGAAGAGCTCGACTCGATGGCCGCGCGCCGCCAGTTGGAGCGCCGCTTCGCAACCGGCCAGCCCTCCGCCCACCACGGCAACCGGCGGACGCTTTCCGGGCGACCCACCGGCATGGACCGTCGGCGGGTCCGAGCTGGTCGCTCCGGCGTGCGGAATCGTTCCCGCCGATCCCGCCGTCGGGCTTTCTTTGGCCGGTCCGTCGCATTCGGGCATCGCAGACAGTCCGGTCAGGTCCTGCCTCGGGTCCTTTTCCGGCGGCCTTTCGGTATTCCCTTTCGCTTCGGGGCGCTGGCCTTGGCCGCCAGAAGGCTTACGGCGGCGTCGAGGTCGATGTCCGTGACTTCCCGACCTTTAGGCACGCTGGCGTTGATCCTGCCGTCGGTGACGTACGGGCCGTAGCGACCGTCCAGGATATTGACCTGCTTACCGGACTCGGGATGGGCGCCCAGCTCGCGAAGCGGCTTGCGAGGCCCCTGCCTGCCTTTCCTGAGCTTTGTTCTTGCGCCATCGACCAACGCCACGGCCTCGCCCAGCCCCACCGTCCAGACGCTGTCCACGTCGGGCAGGTCGGCGTAGCTCCTCTCGCACCGCACCTTGGGACGCCCTCGCCAAAGACCGGCTTCCACCGCTGCGCCCAACACCGGATGCGGCCCCAGCTCGCGGGGGAGCCTAAGCATGCGCAGCGCCAGATCGAGGTCCACATCGGCCGGATCGACGCCCTCGGGAATGCTCGCCCTCTGCGGCTTTCCGTTCTCGCCGGCAGCCTCGATGTAGGGACCGTAGCGCCCCGCCTTCCTGCGGACGGTCCGCCCTGTTTCCGGGTCCCTGCCCAGGAGACTGTCCGCCGCGTTGAGCAGCGCCAGCGCCTCGTCCAGCGTGACCTCCCAGATGGCCTCGAAAGAGGGCAGGTCGGCGTATATGGTGCCGCACCTCACGTACGGCCCCACCCGCCCCGCTCCCGCGACGACGCTGTCGCCGGAAGCGGCGTCGGTCCCCAAATGCAATGGCAGCTCGAATATTCGAACCGACTGTTCCGTGTCGAGGCTGAACGGGTCGATGCCCTGCGGAACCGAAGCCTTCTTGGTCTGAGCTCCCTGATCTTCCATGGTGAGAAAGGGACCGAACCGTCCGAGATGCAGGGTGATAACCTCCTTGGTATCCGGATGCTCACCGACCCTCATGCCGTCGTCGAGCTGGCGCTTGAAGGGTGGGTAGAAGCGTTCCAGCACCTCGTGCCACTCCTCCTGGCCGGCTTCGATCAGGTCCAGAGTGTCCTCCATCCGACTCGTGAACTCGACGTCGAAAGTGTCGGGAAGAACCCTTACCAGCAGCTTGCCCACGAACTCTCCGTCTTCCGTTATCGTGAAGCGACGCTGCTGGAGAGTCACGTAGCCCACCGTCACTATCCGGGAGAGGATTTGCGCGTAGGTGGAGGGGCGTCCGATGCCGACTTCCTCCATCTTCTTGACTAGGCCGGCCTCGGAATAGCGCGGCGGCGGCTGAGTGAAGTGCTGCCTGGGCTCGACGTCGGTAAGCTCGGCCACGCTCTTCTCTTCGAGCGGTGGAAGGGGCTGCACGTCGCCCAGCGTGCGGTGGTCGCCGCTCTCGGTGCGCTCGACGTAGAGTCGGGTGTAACCGTCGAAGCGGAGGACCGATCCCGAGGACCGGAAGAGGTAGCGGTTCTTCGGCCGCCTCACATCGAAGTCGGCGGTGGTGGTGTCGTAGACCGCCGGATTCATCTGGCTCGCCACGAAGCGCTTCCAGATCATCTCGTACAGTCCTGCGTGCGCGGCGTCGAGATGGTGGCGCACCTCGTCCGGATGGATGTCCACGCGAGTCGGACGGATGGCTTCATGCGCGTCCTGAGCCTGACTCTTCCTGTTGCTTCCGAAGTGGCGAGGCTTGGAGGGGACGTAGCTGTCGCCCATCTCGGACCGCACCCAGCCTCGGGCGTCGCTCACGGCCTCGAGCGAGACCCGGGTGGAGTCGGTGCGCATGTAGGTGATGAGACCGACTCGACCGCGCGAGCCAACCGGCAGACCGTCGTAGAGCTCCTGGGCGAGCCTCATCGTGCGCTTGACCGGGAGGCGGAAGCGCTTGGCGGCCTGCTGCTGGAGAGTTGAAGTGGTGAACGGCGGAGGTGCGTTCTTGCGCTTCCGTCTCTGGCGGAGCGCGGTCACCGTCATGGAGTCGAGGACGAGCTCGTCCAAGACCTCCTTCGCCGCCTTCTCGTCGGCGAGCTCCACCTTCTTCCGGTTGACGTGGTGGAGCCGGGCGATGAACGCCTCGCCCTTGAAGCGCAGGTGTGCCGTTATCGACCAGTACTCCTGCTCCACGAAGCGCCTGATTTCGTCTTCGCGCTCGTAGATGAGCCGAAGAGCTACCGTCTGCACCCGACCGGCGGATTTTCCCTTGGGCAGGCGACGGCTCACCAGGTAGCCGACCAGACGATCGAGAAGGCGTCGCGCCTGCTGGGCGTGGACACGGTCGAAGTCGATCTCGCTCGGGGAGGCGACGGCCTCCTTCACGGCTCTGCTGGTGACCTCGCGGAACCGGACCCGTCCGAAGCGAGAGGGGTCGCGATCGTAGCCCAGAAGCTGGGCCACATGGTAGGCGATGGCTTCGCCCTCCCGATCTGGGTCGGTGGCGAGAAGGATGCGTTCGGCGTTCTTGGCTCGCCGTCGCATCTCGCGCACGACCTTCTCCTTGCCCTCGACGACGCGGTAGGTCGGCTTGAAGCCTTTCTCGACATCGACCGCCAGAGACGCCTTGGGCAGATCCTGCACGTGTCCCACGGACGCGGTAATGTCGAAGCCGTTTCCGAGATACCTGCTCAAGGTGGTCGCCTTTGCGGGCGATTCTACGATTACGAGCGCCTTCGCTGACATGAAATCCTACATTCCCTTTCTTGGCGATCCTTCGGTGGCGGGCCCCATGTGCTCGCCGTCGTAAGCCGGACCGGTGAATGAAACGATCTTCGCCGCAAGCTCGGAGACTGTCAACTCATCGGTATCGATGGCGTGGTCGGCCTGAGCATAGAACGGCAGGCGAGTCGCCGCGAACTCCCGGAGGGTGTCGAGCAGCCCGGGGGCGGCGAGAAGCGGACGCCTGACGACTCCCTGGGGTTCGGAGTCCAGCCGTCGGACGGCCGTTTCGGGCCGTGTGCGCAGCCAGATGCTCAACGTACCGAGCGGAACCCGGCCAAGGCGGTCCATCGCCTGCGCGGCCCACCCCCCGCCCGGCGATACCACCACCCGGTCGCGTTCAAGGGAAACGCTCGCGAGTCGGGCCTCGGCCTCCCTGAAGGCGGGCTCGCCCCATTTCGTGAAGATTTCGGGAACCGGCATTTCGAACTCACGCTCCAGGCAGTGGTCGATGTCGACGAAGTGCCAGCCGAGTCGGCTGGCGACCTCCCGGCCCACCTCCGTCTTGCCGCTGGCCATGGCGCCCACGAGCACTACGCGTTCGACCTCAGGACCGGTCGCTCGCCTGGTCAGATTTTCCTCTCTTGCCAACCCCGCGCGGCGAGGCGAGCGAGATAGCCGTCGAAATTCCTGCGCAGCTCCGCAAGGGAGTCGCCGCCGAACTTTTCCAGGAACGCGTCCGCGAGCACCAGGGCGACCATCGCCTCGCCGACGACCCCGGCCGCGGGCACCGCGCAGACGTCGCTTCGTTCCACGGCGGCATCACCGACCGAGCCGTCGCGCAGGTCAACCGAAGGCAGTCGCTTGCGCAGCGTCGAAATGGGCTTCATGGCGCCTCGCACGACGAGCGGGTGGCCCGTAGTGATGCCGCCCTCGAAGCCCCCCGCCCGATTCGTGGCGCGTCCGAAACCGCCGGAAGCCGGCGAGCCCTCGCGCGTGATGGGATCGTGCACCCGCGAGCCCGGTCGGTGCGCACCTTCGAATCCGAGCCCCAGCTCCACACCCTTGACGGCATGAATCGAGGCCACCGCTCCCGCCATCCTTCCGTCGAGCTTGCTCTCCCACGTCACGTAGCTTCCGAGTCCGGCGGGCACGCCGGTCGCGACCACTTCGAACACGCCCCCGAGAGTGTCGCCGGCGTCCTTGGCGTCGTCGATCTCGGCCATCATCATTCGAGACGCCTCCTCGTCGAGACACCGTACGGGATTCCCGTCGGCGGCCGAATTGATGTCGACGGGCAGTTCGGTCGGACCGTGGCCGATCGAGCCGATCGAGACCACGTGGCTCCCGATGGTGATGCCGAATTCGGCCAGCAGTCTCTTGGCGACTGCGCCGCAGGCCACCCGCGCGGCGGTCTCGCGGGCGCTAGCTCGCTCGAGGATGTCGCGCACGTCCCTGCGGTCGTACTTGAGGATGCCGACCAGATCGGCGTGGCCGGGGCGGGGCAGGTAGTGGGGGCGCAGGGCCTTGGGATTCTCGTCCGAGGCGGGCCGCGCATGGCTCATCGCCTTGGTCCAGTTCTTCCAGTCGCGGTTCCGGATGAGCATGGCGACCGGTGACCCGAGCGTTTCGCCGAGCCGTACGCCGCTCACGAGTTCGGCCCGGTCGGACTCGATCTTCATGCGTCGTCCCCGTCCGTAACCGCCCATTCGTCGCTTCAGGTCGGGGTCGACATCGCGCTCCATCTCGAGCGACAGCCCGGCAGGGATTCCCTCGATGAGGGCGACCAGGCCCTTGCCGTGCGATTCGCCGGCCGTATGGAAAGAGATGCGCTTCACGGTGTCCTCAATATCGGGTATCGGAGCGGAGGAGGGGCGTCGGTCGATTCCCGACCGGATCCTCCGAGCCGGGTTTCTCACCCCGGCCGACGATGGTCGGGGTCACCAATATCACCAAATCCCGCTGGAACACGTTGTTCCGCGAGACCCGGAAGAGCCGACCGATCAAAGGGATGTCCATAAGAAGAGGGATACCCGAGAGCGTTTGAACTCGCTCCCGTTGCGTCAGTCCGGCTATGACTAAGGTTCCTCCGTCCTCGACGAGAACCCGAGTGCGCGCCCGCTGCGTGCGAAATATGTAACCGACGTCCGAGGCGGCCGGTTCCGCCGCCGATCGCTCCGCTTCGAGATCGAGCACAATGCCGCCGTCGGCCGTGACCCGGGGAGTGGCTCGCAAGATGATGCCGGTTTCCTCCTGGCTGACCTGAGCCGTGGGAAAGGTGCCGTCGCCGCCCGATCCGACATCAATAGTGCGGATGGGGGTTACCTCACCCACATGGATTTCCGCGAGGTGGCCGTCCAGAGTGGTGACTCGAGGCTCCGCCTCGATCTCGCTCATCCCTTCGGCTTCGAGCAGATCGAGGAAGGAGTCCAGGCTGTAGCGTCCCAGCACGAGCGTGGCGAGGAGCCTGAGAGCGGGCGAGGCGATCCTCGATGCGGCGTTGCCCAGGGCCGCGATGGAGTTGCCTCCCAGAGAGACTCCGGGTTGGCCGCCGCTTTCCGCACCGGCGTCGGGAACGGTCGGGAGCGAGTTCTCACCCTCGGGAGAGGCCGGACCGGGGTCGCTCGTGTCGTCGTCGCCGTTGGCGCCGCCCGCACCCGTCTCCGGTTCGGTAAGTTCGAAGCTCAGCCCCATCTCGTTGAGTCTGGTGCGATTGACGAAGACGATGCGCGCCTGAATCGAGACTTGGGCCATCTCCACGTCCACCTGGGCGAGGAGGTCCTCCACCGCAGGATGCAGTTCGGGCAGGTCGGAAACGACCAGCGCGTTCCCCGAAACCGAGATGCTTCCACGCGCGCTGAGGACCGGTCTGACGCTCTCGGCGACCGCGGCGGCGTCGACGAAGCTCAGTCGGTAGGCTCGGGATTCGAGGGGTGCGACATCCCGGCGAGCGGCGAGACTCTCGAGCGTGAGAACGTGGACGATGCCGAACTCGTCCTCCTCGGCGTAGAGTCCGAGCGATCTCAGGATCGCCTGCAATGCGACGTCCCAAGGCTGGTCGTTTATCTCGACGGTCACCTGCGGGTCGATGCCGGCGGGGGGTATCACCGATTTTCCGGTGAACTCGGCGAAGGCGACGAGCACGCTGCCGAGAGGTTCCCGATACCAGCTCGTGGATATGCGCTCCGCCTCCTGAGCCGTGATCGCGGGGACAGGGAGGAGTACGACGAGGACAACCAGCGCGAACGCCGAACGGATCCGCGGACGATGCGAGGTCACTATCTCACACTCCTGTTTCCGGGACCCGTTCGCCCTTTTCCGGGACCCGTCGGGCGAGGGGGACGCTCCGCCCGCACGAATAGCGTTCTTCTCGAGGCCGGACCCAGACCGCTGACCTCGACCACCGCCGAGTCGCCTGCGGCTGCGACAAGCGTCACTCCGTCGACCGACTCGCCGGGACGTGCTCGTAGCGAATAGGTCCTCTGCGGGAGATTTTGCGGGCCTGCCGAAAGCGTGAAGACGACCAGGCTGCGTCCATCGCTGGGGGATACGATGATTCCGGAGAGACGCAGCCCTTCGAGACTCCCTCCCCGATTCGCCGCTGCGGGAAGGAATGGGCGTTCCCGACCGGGTGTCGCGGTTCCCCCGTACGAGGACCGCATCCGCTCGAGATCCGGGCCAGGTGGAGCCTCGGCCGGGCCGGACCGGGCCGGGTCCGCCTCCGGTGGTCTTTCGGCAGCCTCCGTCGAGGCCCCCACCGCATCCGGGGAGGAGCCTGTCGAACCGTCGGCCACCGCCGGCTTATTCGCGACCCAGCCCCGGTCGGTCAAGGGTCGCGCTCCCTCGCCGAACGCGTAAGTGTCGACGGAGAGCTCGACCGTGAGGTCGGGGTCGTCCTCCGATCCGGGCGGGGGGACGGCGACCGTCCGGACACCGGGTACGAACGCTCCACCCAATCCGGCAACAGCGCCGAGGAAGGCAGCGATCTCCGTATATCCGCCCCGGGCGCCTACGGAGAAGGTGTGGCGGTCGTAGACGGCGCCCGGCTGCGCCGCAGCAGGCTGGACCATTACCTCGCGCAGACCGGAGCGGCTCGCGACCTCGGTGAGCGCCTTAACCTGCCTCGCCGGCCGGAGCGTGTCGAGCACACCCTTCTCCAACTGATCCACCCGGAATCGGAGGAGGTCGAGGTCGCCGCCGTCCGGCTTCGGATCCGGGAGGGACGCATGTTCCGCCTGGAGCAGGGCCAGACGCCGGGCGTCCAGCTCCAACTGCTGTTGACGGGGGATGACGAGGTAGGTGCGCGCGGGCAGCACCGCGATCAGCGCCGCCACTCCCAGCAACATGAACTGTTTCCGGGAGCTGCCTGACTGATGTGGGATATTCGACTTGAACATGGGATCGGGGCTATCGGGCTTGTGGACGATCAGCTTCCGGCGGGCCTCCGGGAGAGGGTCGGCGGAAGTGGAGGACGAGAGAGAAGCGATGGCTGGGCAGCCACGAGACCGAGCGGTCGGTGTCCACCGACTCCTCGGCGACCGAGGCAAGCTCGGGGACCTGGCGCAAACGGTCCTGGAATTCGGTGATTCTCGCGTAATCGT
The Gemmatimonadota bacterium genome window above contains:
- a CDS encoding shikimate kinase, whose product is MAREENLTRRATGPEVERVVLVGAMASGKTEVGREVASRLGWHFVDIDHCLEREFEMPVPEIFTKWGEPAFREAEARLASVSLERDRVVVSPGGGWAAQAMDRLGRVPLGTLSIWLRTRPETAVRRLDSEPQGVVRRPLLAAPGLLDTLREFAATRLPFYAQADHAIDTDELTVSELAAKIVSFTGPAYDGEHMGPATEGSPRKGM
- a CDS encoding tyrosine-type recombinase/integrase, which translates into the protein MSPTRKSAGASRSTAAPAPRRERHLRAFLRQITEERGLSPNTVKAYRSDLRQMEKFLTEHLGEASWGWSNAAIDRLAVRGFMGWLRRRGLSRRTIARKVAALRTFYRFLEAEGVVTDSPAARVRPPRHTRKLADHLNTGEARTVCEFAEARSADGSLSALRDLVIIEMLYGSGIRLAELHGLDLTGIHRRAKSAVVLGKGGKERIVPVTDAAAVAIDRYLPARLEAVVPGESALLVNRAGRRLSRRSIQIAVKRIFECSAGARGLSAHALRHSFATHLLDAGASLLVVKELLGHVSLSTTKDYTHISRTKVRAAYLDAHPRAR
- the topA gene encoding type I DNA topoisomerase, producing the protein MSAKALVIVESPAKATTLSRYLGNGFDITASVGHVQDLPKASLAVDVEKGFKPTYRVVEGKEKVVREMRRRAKNAERILLATDPDREGEAIAYHVAQLLGYDRDPSRFGRVRFREVTSRAVKEAVASPSEIDFDRVHAQQARRLLDRLVGYLVSRRLPKGKSAGRVQTVALRLIYEREDEIRRFVEQEYWSITAHLRFKGEAFIARLHHVNRKKVELADEKAAKEVLDELVLDSMTVTALRQRRKRKNAPPPFTTSTLQQQAAKRFRLPVKRTMRLAQELYDGLPVGSRGRVGLITYMRTDSTRVSLEAVSDARGWVRSEMGDSYVPSKPRHFGSNRKSQAQDAHEAIRPTRVDIHPDEVRHHLDAAHAGLYEMIWKRFVASQMNPAVYDTTTADFDVRRPKNRYLFRSSGSVLRFDGYTRLYVERTESGDHRTLGDVQPLPPLEEKSVAELTDVEPRQHFTQPPPRYSEAGLVKKMEEVGIGRPSTYAQILSRIVTVGYVTLQQRRFTITEDGEFVGKLLVRVLPDTFDVEFTSRMEDTLDLIEAGQEEWHEVLERFYPPFKRQLDDGMRVGEHPDTKEVITLHLGRFGPFLTMEDQGAQTKKASVPQGIDPFSLDTEQSVRIFELPLHLGTDAASGDSVVAGAGRVGPYVRCGTIYADLPSFEAIWEVTLDEALALLNAADSLLGRDPETGRTVRRKAGRYGPYIEAAGENGKPQRASIPEGVDPADVDLDLALRMLRLPRELGPHPVLGAAVEAGLWRGRPKVRCERSYADLPDVDSVWTVGLGEAVALVDGARTKLRKGRQGPRKPLRELGAHPESGKQVNILDGRYGPYVTDGRINASVPKGREVTDIDLDAAVSLLAAKASAPKRKGIPKGRRKRTRGRT
- the aroC gene encoding chorismate synthase; the encoded protein is MSFHTAGESHGKGLVALIEGIPAGLSLEMERDVDPDLKRRMGGYGRGRRMKIESDRAELVSGVRLGETLGSPVAMLIRNRDWKNWTKAMSHARPASDENPKALRPHYLPRPGHADLVGILKYDRRDVRDILERASARETAARVACGAVAKRLLAEFGITIGSHVVSIGSIGHGPTELPVDINSAADGNPVRCLDEEASRMMMAEIDDAKDAGDTLGGVFEVVATGVPAGLGSYVTWESKLDGRMAGAVASIHAVKGVELGLGFEGAHRPGSRVHDPITREGSPASGGFGRATNRAGGFEGGITTGHPLVVRGAMKPISTLRKRLPSVDLRDGSVGDAAVERSDVCAVPAAGVVGEAMVALVLADAFLEKFGGDSLAELRRNFDGYLARLAARGWQERKI
- the trmFO gene encoding methylenetetrahydrofolate--tRNA-(uracil(54)-C(5))-methyltransferase (FADH(2)-oxidizing) TrmFO; this translates as MPECDGPAKESPTAGSAGTIPHAGATSSDPPTVHAGGSPGKRPPVAVVGGGLAGCEAALQLAARGHRVELFEMRPLVGTEAHRTDLLGELVCTNSFKSEDPANAHGQLKYEMRGLGSVLLRSAESARVRAGSALAVDRRIFAEAMTAAVEGAPGVEVIRREVTSIPDGPMIVATGPLTSGPLASSIREMLGDSGLAFFDAIAPIVHRDGLDDSVIFAAGRYGEDDDYLNCPMNRDEYESFVDELRAGEAHAGHDWDEVPYFEGCLPVEVMAARGRDTLRFGPMKPIGLTDPRNDERPWAVVQLRREDRWGQMWNLVGFQTRLRIGEQRRIFAAIPGLADAEFLRWGSIHRNIYVNSPRSLTSWGSPPDRHHLLFAGQLTGVEGYTESATSGMMAGINLSRILAGREPTFPPPTTMIGGLCRYLREADETNFQPMNSNWGLVDPLAKRVRGKSVRRKLLSERAQRDFQVWLDGVSLPAAS